One window from the genome of Asterias amurensis chromosome 12, ASM3211899v1 encodes:
- the LOC139944756 gene encoding hepatic lectin-like, giving the protein MTACCNANDEACMASIGVGIGTCPPTWIQWKDKCFKATKGKLTWFQAHDECSKMGGVMAMPNSTEDTQQLLSITQNQHFWIDCNDLEEQGVWECKEGETAIYYRNWADGEPNNDKGTLEDCAKYATSREGWNDVPCSGLLLTVCKKPAPSLHFLHV; this is encoded by the exons ATGACTGCATGCTGTAATGCTAATGATGAGGCGTGCATGGCGTCCATTGGAGTAGGTATCGGAACATGCCCTCCTACTTGGATCCAATGGAAAGATAAATGCTTCAAAGCTACGAAGGGCAAACTCACATGGTTTCAAGCTCATGATGAGTGTTCCAAGATGGGAGGGGTTATGGCCATGCCCAATTCTACTGAAGATACTCAGCAACTACTCAGTATCACTCAAAATCAGCATTTCTGGATTGATTGCAATGATCTTGAAGAGCAGG GGGTATGGGAGTGCAAGGAGGGAGAAACTGCAATCTACTACAGAAACTGGGCTGATGGTGAGCCTAATAATGACAAGGGTACACTTGAAGACTGTGCTAAGTACGCGACAAGTAGAGAAGGCTGGAATGACGTCCCATGTTCTGGGCTACTGCTTACAGTCTGCAAGAAACCTGCACCATCACTTCACTTCTTACATGTCTAA
- the LOC139945319 gene encoding perlucin-like protein — protein MASMHFTMVKILLLYLMTACCNANDEACMASIGVGVGTCPPTWIQWKDKCFKATKEPLTWSQAHEECSRMGGVMATPNSPEDTQQLLSITHNQHFWIDCNDLVNEGVWECKEGETAIYYRDWADGEPNEFGGQDEDCVKYRFKIDENTPSWNGWNDVRCEDVFELAVCKKPAPSLHFLHV, from the exons ATGGCCTCAATGCATTTTACTATGGTCAAGATTTTACTTCTGTATCTCATGACTGCATGCTGTAATGCTAATGATGAGGCGTGCATGGCCTCCATTGGAGTAGGCGTAGGAACATGCCCTCCTACTTGGATCCAATGGAAGGATAAATGCTTCAAAGCTACTAAGGAGCCACTCACATGGTCTCAAGCTCATGAGGAGTGTTCCAGGATGGGAGGGGTTATGGCCACGCCCAATTCTCCTGAAGATACTCAGCAACTACTCAGTATCACTCATAATCAGCATTTCTGGATTGATTGCAATGATCTTGTAAATGAAG GGGTATGGGAGTGCAAGGAGGGAGAAACTGCCATCTACTACAGAGACTGGGCTGATGGTGAGCCTAACGAATTTGGGGGTCAAGATGAAGACTGTGTTAAGTACAGGTTCAAGATAGATGAGAATACACCTAGCTGGAATGGCTGGAATGACGTACGGTGTGAGGATGTGTTTGAGCTTGCAGTCTGCAAGAAACCTGCACCATCACTCCACTTCTTACATGTCTAA